A single region of the Cereibacter sphaeroides 2.4.1 genome encodes:
- the hutU gene encoding urocanate hydratase, whose amino-acid sequence MTSRHNLRDIFPPTGSTLSARNWQSEAALRMLMNNLHPDVAESPHELVVYGGIGRAARSWEDFDRIVAALRALEADETLLVQSGRPVGVFRTHEDAPRVLIANSNLVPHWATWEHFHELDRKGLMMYGQMTAGSWIYIGTQGIVQGTYETFAEVGRQQYGGDLTGRWVLTAGLGGMGGAQPLAAVMAGASCLAVECDESRIDARLRTRYLDEKAQTLDEALALIARWTAAGEARSVGLLGNAAEVVPEILARMRAGGPRPDIVTDQTSAHDPLHGYLPAGWSLGDWRARAEIDPAAVTKAARAAMRTHVEAMVGFHDAGVPTLDYGNNIRQMALEEGFARAFAFPGFVPACIRPLFCRGIGPFRWVALSGDPEDIRRTDAKMKELFPDNAHLHRWLDMAADRIAFQGLPARICWIGLGERHLAGLAFNEMVRRGELAAPVVIGRDHLDSGSVASPNRETEAMKDGSDAVSDWPLLNALLNTASGATWVSLHHGGGVGMGFSQHAGMVICCDGSAAADRRLARVLWNDPATGVMRHADAGYEEALQCARTHGLTLPSIPAP is encoded by the coding sequence ATGACGAGCCGTCACAACCTGCGCGACATCTTCCCGCCCACCGGCTCCACCCTCTCGGCCCGAAACTGGCAGTCCGAGGCGGCGTTGCGGATGCTGATGAACAACCTCCATCCCGATGTGGCCGAGAGTCCGCACGAGCTGGTGGTCTATGGCGGGATCGGCCGCGCCGCCCGCAGCTGGGAGGATTTCGACCGGATCGTGGCGGCGCTCCGCGCGCTCGAGGCCGACGAGACGCTGCTCGTGCAGTCGGGCCGCCCGGTCGGCGTCTTCCGCACCCACGAGGATGCGCCGCGGGTGCTGATCGCCAATTCCAACCTCGTGCCGCACTGGGCCACCTGGGAGCATTTCCACGAGCTCGACCGCAAGGGGCTCATGATGTACGGCCAGATGACGGCCGGCAGCTGGATCTATATCGGCACGCAGGGCATCGTGCAGGGCACCTACGAGACCTTCGCCGAGGTGGGGCGCCAGCAGTATGGCGGCGATCTCACCGGCCGCTGGGTGCTGACGGCGGGTCTCGGCGGCATGGGCGGCGCGCAGCCGCTCGCCGCGGTGATGGCCGGCGCCTCCTGCCTCGCGGTCGAATGCGACGAGAGCCGGATCGACGCCCGGCTGCGCACCCGCTATCTCGACGAGAAGGCGCAGACGCTCGACGAGGCGCTGGCGCTCATCGCGCGCTGGACGGCCGCGGGCGAGGCGCGCTCGGTGGGGCTCCTCGGCAATGCGGCCGAGGTCGTCCCCGAGATCCTCGCGCGGATGCGGGCGGGCGGGCCGCGCCCCGACATCGTGACCGACCAGACCTCGGCCCACGATCCGCTCCACGGCTACCTCCCCGCGGGCTGGAGCCTCGGCGACTGGCGGGCCCGGGCCGAAATCGATCCCGCCGCCGTCACGAAGGCCGCCCGCGCCGCGATGCGCACCCATGTCGAGGCGATGGTGGGCTTTCACGATGCGGGCGTGCCGACGCTCGATTACGGCAACAACATCCGCCAGATGGCGCTGGAGGAGGGCTTCGCGCGCGCCTTCGCCTTCCCGGGCTTCGTGCCCGCCTGCATCCGCCCGCTCTTCTGCCGCGGGATCGGCCCCTTCCGCTGGGTCGCCCTCTCGGGCGATCCCGAGGACATCCGCAGGACCGATGCGAAGATGAAGGAGCTCTTCCCCGACAATGCCCATCTCCACCGCTGGCTCGACATGGCGGCCGACCGGATCGCCTTCCAGGGCCTGCCCGCGCGGATCTGCTGGATCGGCCTCGGCGAGCGCCACCTCGCGGGCCTCGCCTTCAACGAGATGGTGCGCCGGGGCGAGCTTGCGGCGCCCGTGGTGATCGGGCGCGACCATCTCGATTCCGGCTCCGTCGCCTCGCCCAACCGCGAAACCGAGGCGATGAAGGACGGATCCGATGCGGTGTCGGACTGGCCGCTCCTGAACGCACTCCTCAACACCGCCTCGGGTGCGACCTGGGTCTCGCTCCATCACGGCGGCGGCGTGGGGATGGGCTTCTCGCAGCATGCGGGCATGGTGATCTGCTGCGACGGCAGCGCGGCCGCCGACCGACGCCTCGCCCGCGTGCTCTGGAACGATCCCGCCACCGGCGTCATGCGCCACGCCGACGCGGGCTACGAGGAGGCGCTCCAATGCGCCCGCACCCACGGCCTCACGCTCCCCTCCATCCCCGCCCCCTGA
- the hutI gene encoding imidazolonepropionase — protein MMILGNLRVATLSDGYGLIPDAAILIEGGRIQWVGPEAHLPPSAAPRHDMGGRLCTPALIDCHTHAVFAGTRAAEFEMRLKGASYAEVAAAGGGIVSTVMATRAAGADELLAASLPRIDAMLAGGVGTVEIKSGYGLDIETELRMLRVARRIGELRKVRVRTSFLGAHAVPPDHRGRPDAYLAEVVLPALKVAQDEGLVDAVDGFCEGIAFSPAQIAHLFAQAHKLRLPVKLHAEQLSNLGGAALAARHDALSADHLEYLDAEGVAALAAAGTVAVLLPGAFYALRETQAPPVAALRAAGVPMAVATDLNPGTSPLGALGLAMNMACTLFRLTPEEALAGTTIHAARALGLSDTGRIAPGFRADLAIWEAEHPAELSWRIGPAPLHARLHEGEFV, from the coding sequence ATGATGATTCTCGGCAATCTGCGGGTGGCAACGCTGAGCGACGGCTACGGGCTGATCCCCGACGCCGCGATCCTGATCGAGGGCGGCCGCATCCAATGGGTCGGTCCCGAGGCCCACCTGCCGCCCTCCGCTGCGCCCCGGCACGACATGGGCGGGCGGCTCTGCACGCCCGCGCTGATCGACTGCCATACCCATGCGGTCTTCGCAGGCACCCGCGCGGCCGAGTTCGAGATGCGGCTGAAGGGCGCCTCCTATGCCGAGGTGGCGGCAGCGGGCGGCGGCATCGTCTCGACGGTGATGGCCACCCGCGCCGCCGGCGCCGACGAGCTTCTGGCGGCGAGCCTGCCCCGGATCGATGCGATGCTGGCGGGCGGCGTCGGCACGGTCGAGATCAAGTCGGGCTACGGGCTCGACATCGAGACCGAGCTCCGGATGCTGCGCGTCGCGCGCCGGATCGGTGAGCTGCGCAAGGTCCGGGTCCGCACGAGCTTTCTCGGCGCCCATGCCGTGCCGCCGGACCATCGCGGCCGTCCCGACGCCTATCTGGCCGAAGTCGTGCTGCCCGCGCTGAAGGTGGCGCAGGACGAGGGACTCGTCGATGCGGTGGATGGGTTCTGCGAGGGCATCGCCTTCTCGCCCGCGCAGATCGCCCATCTCTTCGCACAGGCGCACAAGCTGCGGCTGCCGGTGAAGCTTCATGCCGAGCAGCTTTCGAACCTCGGCGGCGCGGCGCTGGCGGCGCGCCACGATGCGCTCTCGGCCGATCATCTCGAATATCTCGATGCCGAGGGCGTGGCGGCGCTCGCCGCGGCGGGAACCGTGGCCGTGCTGCTGCCCGGCGCCTTCTACGCACTGCGCGAGACGCAGGCACCCCCGGTGGCGGCGCTCCGCGCGGCGGGCGTGCCGATGGCGGTGGCGACCGACCTGAACCCCGGCACCTCTCCGCTGGGCGCGTTGGGGCTCGCCATGAACATGGCCTGCACCCTCTTCCGCCTGACGCCAGAGGAGGCTCTGGCCGGCACCACGATCCATGCCGCCCGTGCACTCGGGCTCTCCGACACCGGCCGCATCGCGCCGGGCTTCCGCGCCGATCTCGCCATCTGGGAGGCCGAGCATCCGGCCGAACTCAGCTGGCGCATCGGCCCCGCGCCCCTCCATGCCCGCCTCCACGAGGGAGAGTTCGTCTGA
- a CDS encoding disulfide bond formation protein B, with translation MTRRFLMLAAAAGSAGLLLGALAFQFIGGLPPCPLCLWQRWPHLLAVLAGAVAFVWPARIVALLGALGAATSAGVGLFHVGVEQKWWEGLASCSTGSIEGISAADLLNPSVDLGPVVRCDEIAWQMLGISMAGWNVILSALLAALWIAAALKRD, from the coding sequence ATGACACGCAGGTTCCTGATGCTGGCAGCCGCTGCCGGATCGGCCGGGCTCTTGCTCGGCGCACTGGCCTTCCAGTTCATCGGCGGTCTGCCGCCCTGCCCGCTCTGCCTCTGGCAGCGCTGGCCGCACCTGCTGGCGGTGCTCGCGGGGGCGGTGGCGTTCGTCTGGCCTGCGCGGATCGTGGCGCTTCTCGGGGCGCTCGGCGCGGCGACCTCGGCCGGGGTCGGCCTCTTCCATGTCGGCGTCGAGCAGAAATGGTGGGAAGGGCTCGCCTCCTGTTCGACCGGCTCGATCGAGGGCATCTCGGCCGCCGACCTGCTGAACCCGTCGGTCGATCTGGGGCCGGTGGTGCGCTGCGACGAGATCGCCTGGCAGATGCTGGGGATCTCGATGGCGGGCTGGAACGTGATCCTCTCGGCGCTCCTGGCGGCGCTCTGGATCGCGGCCGCGCTGAAGCGGGACTGA
- a CDS encoding GntR family transcriptional regulator produces MALGWEDIRAEVLRRIEARHWAPGTLIPTEEALAEELGCARTTVNRALRDLAAAGLLERRRKAGTRVALHPVRRARFDIPVTRLEIEGRGQSYAFHLIEERRAEPPPAVASLFRSLPGVPLLRLRGLHLADNRPAIYEERWLDPAVLPEPAPDFRRISPNEWLVSHVPWTGGDIVFSAANASPEEADILGCAPGAALFLCERVTEAEGRPITSVRLLHAPGYRLRADL; encoded by the coding sequence ATGGCGCTCGGCTGGGAGGACATCCGCGCCGAGGTGCTGCGCCGGATCGAGGCGCGCCATTGGGCGCCGGGGACGCTGATCCCGACGGAGGAGGCGCTGGCCGAGGAACTTGGCTGCGCCCGCACCACCGTGAACCGGGCGTTGCGCGATCTGGCCGCGGCCGGGCTACTGGAGCGCCGCCGCAAGGCCGGCACGCGGGTGGCGCTTCATCCGGTGCGGCGCGCGCGTTTCGATATTCCCGTGACGCGGCTCGAGATCGAGGGCCGCGGGCAGAGCTATGCGTTTCACCTGATCGAGGAGCGCCGGGCCGAGCCGCCCCCCGCCGTGGCCTCGCTCTTTCGGAGCCTGCCGGGGGTGCCTCTCCTCCGGCTGCGGGGTCTGCATCTGGCCGACAACCGGCCCGCGATCTACGAGGAGCGCTGGCTCGATCCGGCCGTGCTGCCCGAGCCCGCGCCCGATTTCCGCCGCATCAGCCCGAACGAGTGGCTGGTGAGCCATGTGCCCTGGACCGGCGGCGACATCGTCTTCTCGGCCGCGAACGCGAGCCCCGAGGAGGCGGACATCCTCGGCTGCGCACCGGGCGCCGCGCTCTTTCTCTGCGAGCGGGTGACGGAGGCGGAGGGCCGCCCGATCACCTCGGTGCGTCTCCTCCATGCGCCGGGCTACCGGCTGCGCGCGGATCTGTGA
- a CDS encoding DUF1045 domain-containing protein, translating into MEGFSRYAIYWTPEEGPLAQFGRGWLGWDAEAAEPVPHPAVAGLPRDLALITQAPRKYGLHGTLKPPFRLAEGTDVTDLHAAVLALCPYLAPVTLPGLRLTRIGGFLALVPAGEEEALQALAGEVVRALDGFRAPLSEAELARRRPDRLTPRQRGHLADWGYPYVFEDFRFHLTLTGELPEAELAEVEAVLGHLLSPILAEPLRVDSLSLCAEAADGRFRLLERLPLARS; encoded by the coding sequence ATGGAAGGCTTCTCGCGATATGCGATCTACTGGACGCCCGAGGAGGGCCCACTTGCGCAGTTCGGCCGCGGCTGGCTCGGCTGGGATGCGGAGGCGGCCGAGCCCGTGCCCCATCCGGCCGTGGCAGGCCTGCCCCGCGATCTGGCCCTCATCACCCAGGCGCCGCGGAAATACGGGTTGCACGGCACGCTGAAGCCGCCCTTCCGGCTGGCCGAGGGCACGGATGTCACCGATCTCCATGCCGCGGTGCTGGCGCTCTGCCCCTATCTCGCGCCCGTGACGCTGCCGGGTCTCAGGCTCACGCGGATCGGCGGGTTCCTGGCCCTCGTGCCCGCGGGCGAGGAGGAGGCGCTGCAGGCGCTGGCGGGCGAAGTGGTGCGCGCGCTCGACGGCTTCCGTGCGCCGCTGAGCGAGGCCGAGCTCGCGCGGCGGCGCCCCGATCGGCTGACCCCGCGCCAGCGCGGCCATCTGGCCGACTGGGGCTATCCCTATGTCTTCGAGGATTTCCGCTTCCACCTCACGCTCACGGGCGAGTTGCCCGAGGCGGAACTGGCCGAGGTCGAGGCGGTGCTGGGCCACCTGCTGTCGCCGATCCTCGCCGAGCCCCTGCGGGTGGACAGTCTCAGCCTCTGCGCCGAGGCCGCCGACGGCCGCTTCCGCCTGCTCGAACGGCTGCCCCTCGCCCGGTCCTAG
- a CDS encoding formimidoylglutamate deiminase gives MQLIHAEEALLPEGWARDVTIRIEGGKIASVLPGTAAGAEAVRVGCLLPAPVNLHSHAFQRAMAGLTEGRGPDGQDSFWTWRRLMFRFLESLTPDEVEAIAAFAQIEMLEAGFAAVAEFHYLHHRPDGRAYADPAEMAARICAASETSGLGLTLLPVLYQQGGCDGRALAPGQVRFGSDLASYAGLLDGARRALAGLPADATLGVAPHSLRAVSAQGLQAAVALAGSGPIHMHLAEQAAEVAEVEAALGARPVSWLLDHQPVDARWCLIHCTQMQPVETDRLARTGAVAGLCPVTEANLGDGIFDGARYLAAGGRFGIGSDSNIRIALSEELRQLDYSQRLRDRVRAPFATAGGSSGRVLHEAALAGGAQAAGRASGALAPGLWADLLALDRGAVDLEGRSGDGLLDAWIFAGSDRMVSEVWSAGRHVVTGGRHVARSRIEAGYRRVMARLRGLL, from the coding sequence ATGCAGCTCATCCATGCCGAGGAGGCGCTCCTGCCCGAGGGCTGGGCCCGGGACGTGACGATCCGCATCGAGGGCGGGAAGATCGCCTCGGTCCTCCCCGGCACGGCTGCCGGGGCGGAGGCGGTGCGGGTGGGCTGTCTCCTGCCGGCGCCGGTGAACCTGCATTCCCACGCCTTCCAGCGCGCCATGGCCGGCCTCACCGAGGGCCGCGGCCCCGACGGGCAGGACAGTTTCTGGACCTGGCGGCGGCTCATGTTCCGCTTCCTCGAGAGCCTCACGCCCGACGAGGTCGAGGCGATTGCCGCCTTCGCCCAGATCGAGATGCTCGAGGCGGGCTTCGCGGCGGTGGCGGAATTCCACTATCTCCACCACCGGCCGGACGGGCGCGCCTATGCCGATCCGGCCGAGATGGCGGCGCGGATCTGCGCGGCCTCCGAGACCTCGGGGCTGGGGCTCACGCTGCTGCCGGTGCTCTATCAGCAGGGCGGCTGCGACGGGCGGGCGCTCGCGCCGGGGCAGGTGCGGTTCGGCTCGGATCTGGCCTCCTATGCGGGCCTCCTCGACGGCGCGCGGCGGGCGCTGGCCGGCCTTCCCGCCGATGCCACCCTGGGTGTGGCGCCCCATTCGCTGCGCGCCGTGAGCGCGCAGGGGCTTCAGGCCGCCGTGGCTCTGGCGGGCTCCGGGCCCATTCACATGCATCTGGCCGAGCAGGCGGCAGAGGTGGCGGAGGTGGAGGCAGCGCTCGGCGCGCGCCCCGTGAGCTGGCTCCTCGACCATCAGCCGGTCGACGCTCGCTGGTGCCTGATCCATTGCACCCAGATGCAGCCCGTCGAGACCGACCGGCTGGCCCGGACCGGCGCGGTCGCGGGTCTCTGTCCGGTGACGGAAGCCAACCTCGGTGACGGGATCTTCGACGGGGCGCGCTATCTGGCGGCGGGCGGGCGCTTCGGGATCGGCTCGGACAGCAACATCCGCATCGCGCTGTCCGAGGAACTGCGCCAGCTCGACTATTCGCAGCGACTGCGCGACCGGGTGCGGGCGCCCTTCGCCACCGCCGGCGGGTCGAGCGGACGCGTGCTCCATGAGGCGGCGCTGGCGGGCGGGGCGCAGGCCGCGGGAAGGGCGTCGGGCGCGCTCGCGCCGGGGCTCTGGGCCGATCTCCTTGCGCTCGACCGGGGGGCGGTCGATCTCGAGGGACGTTCCGGCGACGGGCTCCTCGACGCCTGGATCTTCGCGGGCAGCGACCGGATGGTCTCGGAGGTCTGGTCGGCCGGGCGCCATGTCGTGACGGGCGGCCGCCATGTCGCCCGCTCGCGGATCGAGGCCGGCTACCGGCGGGTGATGGCGCGGCTGCGGGGGCTCCTCTGA
- the scpB gene encoding SMC-Scp complex subunit ScpB: protein MNERPEKSLFEAPVMAEQERMVEAILFASADPVTVAELQARLPHGCDPAEALTHLRRRYEGRGVQLARVGDAWAFRTAADLGFLMRKETVEQKKLSRAAIETLAIVAYHQPVTRAEIEEIRGVAVSRGTIDQLLELEWIRFGRRRMTPGRPVTFVVTESFLDHFGLESARDLPGIKELRAAGLLDNRPLPGSTKTPDEDEPVTGQSELFED, encoded by the coding sequence ATGAACGAGAGGCCGGAAAAGAGCCTGTTCGAGGCGCCGGTGATGGCCGAGCAGGAGCGGATGGTCGAGGCGATCCTGTTCGCCTCCGCCGATCCGGTGACGGTGGCCGAGCTTCAGGCGCGCTTGCCGCATGGCTGCGATCCGGCCGAGGCGCTGACCCATCTGCGCCGCCGCTACGAGGGGCGCGGCGTGCAGCTCGCGCGCGTGGGTGACGCCTGGGCCTTCCGCACGGCGGCCGATCTGGGCTTTCTCATGCGCAAGGAGACGGTCGAGCAGAAGAAGCTCTCGCGCGCGGCCATCGAGACGCTGGCCATCGTCGCCTATCATCAGCCCGTCACCCGCGCCGAGATCGAGGAGATCCGCGGCGTGGCCGTGAGCCGGGGCACCATCGACCAGCTTCTCGAGCTGGAATGGATCCGTTTCGGCCGCCGGCGGATGACGCCCGGCCGCCCCGTGACCTTCGTCGTGACCGAGAGTTTCCTCGACCATTTCGGGCTCGAGTCGGCGCGCGACCTGCCGGGGATCAAGGAGTTGCGCGCGGCGGGTCTGCTCGACAACCGCCCGCTGCCGGGCAGCACGAAAACACCGGACGAGGATGAGCCGGTGACAGGACAAAGCGAACTCTTCGAGGATTGA
- a CDS encoding segregation and condensation protein A, which produces MADVWEETSVLSVADRLAAEALIVDVEGFEGPLDLLLTLSRTQKVDLRRISVLKLSEQYLLFVNHAKQLRIELAADYLVMAAWLAYLKSRLLLPPDPTEEGPSAEELAAHLAFQLERLEAMRDAAARLMARDQKGRDFFPRGLPEDVTRHRKVTYTATLIDLMRAYARIRTKDEFRPFVMDRHHVFTMEQALDRMRGMLGWFGDWAELTSYLPEGWDGHPMRRRSATAAHFAAVLEMTKRGQIELRQGETFAPILIRRREGA; this is translated from the coding sequence ATGGCTGACGTTTGGGAAGAGACTTCGGTCCTCAGCGTCGCGGACCGTCTGGCGGCCGAGGCGCTGATCGTGGATGTCGAGGGCTTCGAGGGGCCGCTCGACCTTCTGCTCACGCTCTCGCGCACGCAGAAGGTCGACCTGCGGCGCATCTCGGTGCTGAAGCTCTCCGAGCAATATCTGCTTTTCGTCAATCACGCCAAGCAGTTGCGGATCGAACTGGCGGCCGATTATCTGGTGATGGCGGCCTGGCTCGCCTATCTGAAAAGCCGGCTTCTGCTGCCGCCGGACCCGACCGAGGAAGGTCCGTCGGCCGAGGAACTCGCCGCGCATCTGGCCTTCCAGCTCGAGCGGCTGGAGGCCATGCGGGATGCCGCCGCCCGGCTGATGGCGCGCGACCAGAAGGGGCGCGACTTCTTTCCGCGCGGGCTGCCCGAGGATGTGACGCGGCACCGCAAGGTGACCTACACCGCCACATTGATCGATCTCATGCGGGCCTATGCCCGTATCCGCACCAAGGACGAGTTCCGGCCCTTCGTCATGGACCGGCACCATGTCTTCACCATGGAGCAGGCGCTCGACCGGATGCGGGGGATGCTGGGCTGGTTCGGCGACTGGGCCGAACTCACGAGCTACCTGCCCGAGGGCTGGGACGGCCATCCGATGCGCCGCCGCTCGGCCACCGCCGCCCATTTCGCCGCCGTGCTGGAAATGACGAAGCGCGGGCAGATCGAGCTGCGGCAGGGCGAGACCTTCGCGCCGATCCTGATCCGCCGCAGGGAGGGGGCATGA
- a CDS encoding PHP domain-containing protein: MTLSAFTAPGRFWRGNLHTHSTRSDGCLEPAEVCRRYRDEGYDFLALTDHFVGRYGYPITDTRPFRAPGFTTLPGAELHSGPMENGELWHILAVGLPEDFTPPDVPDFRAGPGQETGPALAARAVAAGAFVAVAHPQWSGLTLADARSLSAAHAVEIYNHGCAMGCERPDGAALADLLLTEGRRLTLIATDDAHFTEPDHFGGWVMVKAEENEPKALLAALKRGDFYASQGPELRRVSLEGDWIELECSAVTAIVLQGAGTAATALHGASMTRARLPIERFRASPFLRVTIRDAAGRRAWSNPLHL, encoded by the coding sequence ATGACGCTCTCTGCCTTCACCGCTCCCGGCCGCTTCTGGCGCGGGAACCTCCATACCCATTCGACCCGCTCGGACGGCTGTCTCGAGCCCGCCGAGGTCTGCCGGCGCTACCGCGACGAGGGCTACGATTTCCTCGCGCTGACCGATCATTTCGTGGGCCGCTACGGCTATCCGATCACCGACACGCGCCCCTTCCGCGCGCCGGGCTTCACGACGCTCCCCGGGGCCGAGCTGCATTCGGGGCCGATGGAGAATGGCGAGCTCTGGCATATCCTGGCCGTCGGTCTGCCCGAGGATTTCACCCCGCCCGATGTGCCGGACTTCCGCGCGGGCCCCGGGCAGGAGACGGGGCCCGCACTCGCCGCGCGCGCCGTGGCGGCGGGCGCCTTCGTGGCGGTGGCCCATCCGCAATGGTCGGGTCTGACGCTGGCCGATGCGCGGAGCCTCTCGGCCGCCCATGCGGTCGAGATCTACAACCACGGTTGCGCCATGGGCTGCGAACGCCCGGACGGCGCCGCGCTGGCCGACCTCCTGCTGACCGAGGGGCGGCGGCTCACGCTGATCGCCACGGACGATGCGCATTTCACCGAGCCCGACCATTTCGGCGGCTGGGTCATGGTGAAGGCCGAGGAGAATGAACCCAAGGCGCTGCTCGCCGCGCTGAAGCGGGGCGATTTCTATGCGAGCCAGGGGCCGGAGCTGCGCCGTGTCTCGCTGGAGGGCGACTGGATCGAGCTGGAGTGTTCGGCGGTGACGGCCATCGTGCTGCAGGGGGCGGGCACGGCCGCGACCGCGCTTCACGGCGCCTCGATGACCCGCGCGCGCCTGCCGATCGAACGGTTCCGGGCGAGCCCCTTCCTGCGGGTGACGATCCGCGATGCGGCCGGGCGGCGGGCCTGGTCGAACCCCCTCCATCTCTGA
- a CDS encoding chlorhexidine efflux transporter: protein MSTRSLAGRFFQTLFFEGAALALAVPLYALAFDARGGAALPVLLAVSAAAFLWAALYRVLFDWFHWHLTRRPEALRAAGTGLLRRISGRATALLLTFPLLIWLGALGPREALLAALALAGLHAGLGVAAGFLRGRGRPTALC from the coding sequence ATGTCCACGCGATCCCTTGCAGGACGCTTCTTCCAGACCCTGTTCTTCGAAGGCGCGGCGCTTGCCCTCGCCGTGCCTCTCTATGCGCTGGCCTTCGACGCCCGCGGCGGTGCGGCGCTGCCGGTGCTGCTCGCGGTCTCCGCGGCGGCCTTTCTCTGGGCCGCGCTCTACCGCGTGCTGTTCGACTGGTTCCACTGGCACCTGACGCGGCGACCCGAGGCCCTGCGGGCGGCGGGCACCGGGCTTCTGCGCCGCATCTCGGGGCGTGCGACGGCGCTGCTCCTGACCTTCCCGCTGCTGATCTGGCTGGGCGCGCTCGGGCCGCGCGAGGCTCTTCTGGCGGCGCTGGCGCTGGCCGGGCTCCATGCCGGGCTCGGTGTGGCCGCGGGGTTCCTGCGCGGCCGCGGTCGCCCCACCGCGCTCTGCTGA
- the hutH gene encoding histidine ammonia-lyase, protein MEILVPGQATLAQLEAIWREGRRARLAPEARPAVEAAAARVAEAAAGTAPVYGVNTGFGKLASLKIAPADTAQLQRNLILSHCCGVGEPMPPSTARLMIALKLLSLGRGASGVRWEIVALLEGMLAAGVTPVIPAQGSVGASGDLAPLAHMAAVMIGEGEAEVGGRRLPGAAALAEAGLAPVALGPKEGLALINGTQFSTAYALAGLFEGWRAAQAALVISALSTDAIMGSTAPLRPEIHALRGHAGQIEAAATMRALLEGSAIRESHREGDQRVQDPYCIRCQPQVTGAAMDVLRMAAGTLATEANAATDNPLVLSDGRIVSGGNFHAEPVGFAADMIALALSEIGAIAQRRVALMVDPTLSFDLPPFLTPEPGLNSGLMIAEVTTAALMSENKHMAAPTVTDSTPTSANQEDHVSMAAHGARRLGRMVENLAVILGTEAICAAQGVEFRAPLATSAPLGAVLARLRAEVPRIAADRILAPDLAAAARLVRTGALARAAGLPFPAL, encoded by the coding sequence ATGGAAATCCTCGTCCCGGGCCAAGCCACGCTCGCGCAGCTCGAAGCGATCTGGCGCGAGGGGCGGCGCGCGCGTCTGGCCCCCGAGGCGCGCCCCGCCGTCGAGGCGGCCGCCGCCCGCGTGGCCGAGGCCGCGGCCGGCACGGCGCCGGTCTATGGCGTGAACACGGGCTTCGGCAAGCTCGCGAGCCTCAAGATCGCTCCGGCCGATACGGCGCAACTGCAACGCAACCTGATCCTGTCGCACTGCTGCGGCGTGGGCGAGCCTATGCCCCCGTCCACGGCGCGGCTGATGATTGCGCTGAAGCTCCTGTCGCTCGGCCGCGGCGCCTCGGGCGTGCGCTGGGAGATCGTGGCGCTGCTCGAAGGCATGCTGGCCGCGGGCGTCACGCCGGTGATCCCGGCGCAGGGGTCGGTCGGCGCGAGCGGCGATCTGGCACCCCTCGCCCATATGGCCGCGGTCATGATCGGCGAGGGCGAGGCCGAGGTCGGCGGCAGGCGCCTGCCCGGTGCCGCGGCGCTGGCCGAGGCCGGTCTTGCCCCGGTGGCCCTCGGACCCAAGGAAGGGCTCGCCCTCATCAACGGCACGCAATTCTCGACCGCCTATGCCCTCGCCGGCCTCTTCGAGGGCTGGCGCGCCGCTCAGGCGGCCCTGGTGATCTCGGCCCTCTCCACCGATGCGATCATGGGCTCGACTGCGCCGCTCCGCCCCGAGATCCACGCGCTGCGCGGCCATGCGGGCCAGATCGAGGCGGCCGCCACCATGCGCGCCCTGCTCGAAGGCTCGGCCATCCGCGAGAGCCACCGTGAGGGCGACCAGCGGGTGCAGGACCCCTACTGCATCCGCTGCCAGCCGCAGGTGACGGGCGCCGCGATGGATGTGCTGCGCATGGCGGCGGGCACGCTGGCCACCGAGGCCAATGCCGCCACCGACAATCCGCTCGTGCTCTCGGACGGGCGCATCGTCTCGGGAGGCAACTTCCATGCCGAGCCCGTGGGCTTCGCCGCCGACATGATCGCGCTGGCGCTCTCCGAGATCGGCGCCATCGCGCAGCGCCGCGTGGCGCTGATGGTGGATCCGACGCTCTCCTTCGACCTTCCGCCCTTCCTCACCCCCGAGCCGGGGCTGAATTCCGGGCTGATGATCGCCGAAGTGACGACGGCCGCGCTCATGAGCGAGAACAAGCACATGGCCGCCCCCACCGTCACCGACAGCACGCCCACCTCCGCCAATCAGGAAGATCATGTCAGCATGGCGGCCCATGGCGCGCGCAGGCTCGGCCGGATGGTCGAGAACCTCGCGGTGATCCTCGGGACCGAGGCGATCTGCGCCGCGCAAGGGGTGGAGTTCCGCGCGCCCCTCGCCACCTCCGCCCCGCTCGGCGCCGTGCTGGCGCGGTTGCGCGCCGAGGTGCCGCGGATCGCGGCCGACCGCATCCTCGCCCCCGACCTCGCCGCGGCCGCCCGCCTCGTGCGCACAGGCGCGCTGGCCCGGGCCGCGGGCCTTCCCTTTCCCGCCCTCTGA